From a region of the Candidatus Jettenia caeni genome:
- a CDS encoding peptidase, producing MNKIEEKILELALKHTPSVEVLYEEGETRSVSFENNKLKSVNTKSIRGIGLRVIKDGRIGFSSTTDFRKPEKLVANAIESAKFGQTAAFDFPSENTFLTVAIFDQRVIDYPIHTCVDMGKEAIEKSLSVNPGYDCSVGIGKGHGMRRLVNSKGLNLSLSSTFFSMGIEILQVKGQSLLWIGEGESSKGLVTDLNKHVDKALKGLKLAEKELKLRTGAYPVVVTAKAMGNLLSTFETGCNGKLVQKGASPLTNKLGEKIIDERINIYDDATIDMADSSYPWDAEGTPAQRTVLFEKGILKNHLFDLQTAGIMKTRSTGNGNRGFSSQPSPGNSNVTVDPGNMPFETMIKDIKYGVLVDQVLGGGQSNILAGEFSVNIDLGYVIENGEIVGRVKDCMFAGNAFEVFNNIVAIGNTAEWHGSTKVPPFYFKAINISGNAD from the coding sequence ATGAATAAAATTGAGGAAAAAATATTAGAATTGGCTTTAAAACATACCCCTTCCGTAGAAGTACTTTATGAAGAGGGTGAAACACGGTCGGTAAGTTTCGAAAATAACAAACTAAAATCAGTAAATACAAAATCCATTCGTGGAATTGGACTTCGTGTCATTAAAGACGGGAGAATCGGATTTTCCAGCACTACCGATTTCAGAAAACCTGAGAAACTGGTCGCCAATGCAATAGAAAGCGCAAAGTTTGGACAAACCGCTGCCTTCGATTTCCCTTCTGAAAATACCTTCCTCACAGTTGCTATTTTTGATCAGCGTGTTATAGATTACCCTATCCATACATGCGTAGATATGGGAAAAGAGGCTATCGAAAAATCATTATCGGTAAATCCCGGTTATGATTGCAGTGTTGGTATAGGGAAAGGACATGGAATGCGGAGACTCGTAAACTCTAAAGGGCTGAATCTTTCCCTGTCCTCGACATTCTTCAGCATGGGTATCGAAATATTACAAGTGAAAGGGCAAAGCCTGCTTTGGATTGGTGAAGGTGAAAGCTCAAAAGGTCTTGTAACCGATCTGAATAAACATGTTGATAAGGCGTTAAAAGGCTTAAAACTTGCAGAAAAGGAGCTGAAGCTAAGAACCGGGGCTTATCCTGTAGTGGTTACGGCAAAGGCCATGGGGAACCTGCTTTCAACCTTTGAAACCGGTTGTAATGGGAAACTGGTACAGAAAGGTGCATCGCCGCTTACCAATAAACTGGGTGAAAAAATCATCGATGAAAGGATCAATATCTATGATGATGCCACAATCGATATGGCAGATTCGAGCTATCCGTGGGATGCAGAGGGCACACCGGCTCAGCGCACGGTACTGTTTGAAAAGGGTATCTTGAAAAATCACCTCTTCGATTTGCAAACTGCCGGAATCATGAAAACAAGATCTACAGGAAATGGCAATCGTGGTTTTTCTTCCCAACCATCCCCTGGTAATTCAAATGTAACTGTTGACCCGGGAAACATGCCATTTGAGACCATGATCAAAGATATCAAATACGGCGTGCTGGTGGATCAGGTATTGGGTGGCGGTCAGAGTAACATTCTTGCGGGTGAATTTTCTGTAAACATCGATCTTGGTTATGTAATTGAGAACGGCGAAATTGTAGGCAGGGTAAAGGATTGTATGTTTGCAGGAAATGCCTTCGAAGTATTTAACAATATTGTAGCAATAGGTAATACAGCAGAATGGCATGGTTCAACCAAAGTGCCCCCCTTTTACTTCAAGGCAATAAATATCTCAGGCAATGCTGATTAA
- a CDS encoding twitching motility protein, whose product MEIKELLQEMVRLDASDIYLTVDLPPMYRKEGINSPFGTKNLTAEDTRTLAEDMLSEKQRKDFYQTMEMNLALYYPELGRFRVNIFFQQRNIGLVIRQIKINIQTIDDLHLPHIFKDIAMTKRGLILVVGATGSGKSTTLAAMVDYRNTHNSGHIITIEDPLEFVHRHKKSVITQREVGIDTLSFHDALKNTLRQAPDVILVGEIRDTETMESAITFAETGHLCLGTLHANNANQAIERVINFFPSERHEQIYLLLSLNLRSIISQRLVPSNDGKRVAAFEVLLDTSRIKDLILKKQIELIKEAMSKGTQEGMVTFDQSLFNLYKNGRISYENAIAYADSSNDLRLQIKAERSDETKEDKTARFKLKL is encoded by the coding sequence ATGGAAATCAAGGAACTACTACAGGAAATGGTTCGCCTGGATGCTTCGGATATTTACCTTACTGTTGACCTTCCGCCTATGTACCGTAAAGAGGGTATTAACTCCCCGTTTGGAACAAAAAACTTGACTGCTGAAGATACCAGAACTTTAGCAGAGGATATGTTAAGCGAAAAACAAAGAAAAGATTTTTATCAAACAATGGAAATGAACCTGGCTTTGTATTATCCGGAGCTTGGCCGATTTCGGGTAAATATATTTTTTCAACAGAGAAACATTGGCCTTGTTATCCGGCAGATAAAAATCAATATTCAAACTATTGACGACCTGCACCTTCCCCACATTTTTAAAGATATTGCTATGACGAAAAGAGGATTAATTCTTGTAGTCGGCGCAACAGGCTCAGGAAAATCTACTACTCTGGCTGCCATGGTTGATTACAGAAATACTCATAATTCGGGACATATAATCACGATAGAAGACCCTTTAGAATTTGTGCACCGGCATAAGAAATCTGTTATTACACAAAGGGAGGTTGGTATCGACACTTTATCGTTTCATGATGCGCTTAAAAACACCTTACGTCAGGCCCCGGACGTTATCCTCGTTGGCGAGATCCGCGACACGGAAACTATGGAATCAGCCATTACCTTTGCGGAAACAGGCCATCTCTGCCTGGGAACACTCCATGCTAACAATGCCAATCAGGCTATTGAACGGGTTATAAACTTTTTCCCTTCAGAACGTCATGAGCAAATTTATTTGCTCCTTTCACTGAATTTGCGCTCTATTATTTCACAAAGATTAGTGCCATCAAATGACGGGAAGCGAGTTGCAGCCTTCGAGGTACTGCTCGATACATCCAGGATTAAAGACCTTATCCTTAAGAAGCAAATTGAATTAATAAAAGAAGCAATGTCAAAAGGAACACAGGAAGGCATGGTAACCTTTGATCAGTCCCTGTTCAATCTCTATAAAAACGGCAGAATCAGCTACGAAAATGCTATTGCTTATGCCGATAGTTCCAATGATTTGCGGTTACAGATAAAAGCGGAAAGATCTGATGAAACAAAAGAGGATAAAACAGCGCGTTTTAAATTAAAATTATAA
- a CDS encoding twitching motility protein has product MDILDLLLFAKKENASDIHISSGEPLMIRIHGDIRKIDVPPLSKEDVHKILYDILNDQQRKMYEEHYELDFAIAFGDTGRFRVNAFLQNRGESIVFRSIPTVIPTLEQLGMPKIVSDLTKKEKGLILVTGPTGCGKSTTLAAMIDLINREEKCHILTIEDPIEFIHQSKNSLINQRELGPHTHSFANALRSALREDPDVILVGEMRDLETISLALTAAETGHLVFGTLHTSSAPKTVDRVIDVFPPEQQEQVRTMFSESIQAVLTQQLLKRKDGKGRVAALEIMIGTSAVRNLIRENKIAQIPSSIQTGRQYGMQTMDQAMIELYQKDSVTKEAIEKLVSNPSVLSGIR; this is encoded by the coding sequence ATGGACATACTGGATCTTTTGCTATTCGCAAAAAAAGAGAATGCCTCCGATATCCATATAAGCTCCGGAGAACCGCTCATGATTCGTATCCATGGGGATATAAGGAAGATCGACGTCCCTCCGCTCAGCAAAGAAGACGTACACAAGATACTCTATGATATCCTTAATGATCAACAGCGTAAGATGTATGAAGAACACTATGAGCTGGATTTTGCTATTGCATTTGGCGATACCGGAAGGTTTCGGGTAAATGCTTTTTTACAAAACAGAGGAGAGTCCATAGTATTCAGGTCGATACCTACCGTTATCCCTACTCTGGAACAGCTTGGTATGCCAAAAATAGTAAGCGATCTGACAAAAAAAGAAAAGGGGCTTATCCTTGTAACAGGGCCTACGGGCTGCGGCAAATCGACCACATTAGCAGCAATGATTGACCTTATCAATCGTGAGGAGAAATGTCACATCCTTACTATTGAGGACCCTATCGAATTCATTCATCAGTCCAAAAACAGCCTTATTAACCAAAGGGAATTAGGACCGCACACCCATAGTTTTGCCAATGCCTTAAGGTCAGCTTTACGTGAAGATCCGGATGTTATCCTGGTAGGTGAAATGAGGGATTTGGAGACTATTTCTTTAGCGCTTACTGCTGCTGAGACTGGCCACCTGGTTTTTGGCACATTACATACATCCAGCGCGCCCAAAACCGTCGATCGGGTGATAGATGTGTTTCCACCGGAACAGCAGGAACAGGTGCGCACCATGTTCTCTGAATCTATTCAGGCTGTACTTACCCAACAACTCCTTAAAAGAAAAGATGGAAAAGGACGTGTTGCAGCATTAGAAATTATGATTGGCACATCAGCAGTACGGAATTTAATCAGAGAAAACAAGATAGCTCAAATCCCATCATCCATACAGACAGGCCGTCAATACGGTATGCAAACCATGGATCAGGCTATGATCGAACTCTATCAGAAGGATTCGGTTACGAAAGAGGCCATTGAAAAACTGGTAAGTAACCCAAGCGTACTGAGCGGTATCAGATAA
- a CDS encoding peptidase: MEKLIKNALKLAKADYAEIRIQEGVNTSVAYVGKELENIGENTIFGGCVRALFKGGWGFVAFNDIENLPRYVEMACEQARFVGTQESQLAPIPVIHDHVKAKVGIDPADISLTDKQAICNKYNSKILSSRQIQTSNVRYLDSHGTVHFANTDGSFIVQETIFCGISLLAMARDGMNVQQAYYSVGDLQGFSNVQNLEQNVEEVTKRAVDLLTAKPVTGGKYTVIIDPKLCGVFIHEAFGHLSEADFIYENAKMREIMVLGKRFGIDALSIIDDGSMAGEAGYNKYDHEGTPTQKTYLIKHGILTNRLHSRETAAKMHEQPTGNARAVNYAYGPIVRMTNTYMEPRDYTFEKMLSEVDNGIYAIGALGGQTNMEMFTFSAEEAYLIKNGKIQEKIRDVVLTGNVFETLMNIDAIGNDLHIHGGLGGCGKSGQSPLRVGDGGPHVRIQNVVIGGR; this comes from the coding sequence ATGGAAAAACTGATAAAAAATGCCTTAAAATTAGCAAAAGCAGATTATGCAGAAATAAGAATCCAGGAAGGCGTCAATACGAGCGTTGCATATGTAGGAAAAGAGCTTGAAAATATCGGCGAGAATACTATTTTTGGCGGATGTGTGAGGGCATTGTTCAAAGGCGGTTGGGGATTTGTTGCCTTTAACGACATTGAGAACCTTCCGAGATATGTAGAAATGGCTTGCGAACAGGCACGATTCGTTGGTACACAGGAAAGCCAACTCGCTCCGATACCGGTTATACATGATCATGTAAAAGCAAAGGTAGGAATAGATCCTGCAGACATCTCGTTAACTGATAAACAAGCCATTTGTAACAAGTACAACAGCAAGATCCTGTCCTCGAGACAAATACAGACATCCAACGTACGGTATTTAGATTCACATGGAACGGTACATTTTGCCAATACGGATGGCAGCTTTATCGTACAAGAAACTATTTTTTGTGGAATTTCTCTCCTTGCCATGGCAAGGGATGGTATGAATGTACAACAAGCTTATTATTCTGTAGGCGATCTGCAGGGTTTTAGCAATGTTCAAAATTTAGAGCAAAACGTAGAAGAAGTAACCAAACGCGCAGTTGACCTCCTTACTGCAAAACCGGTAACGGGCGGTAAATATACCGTTATTATTGATCCTAAACTTTGCGGGGTCTTTATTCATGAGGCCTTTGGACATCTCAGTGAGGCTGATTTTATTTATGAAAATGCCAAGATGCGGGAAATTATGGTTCTTGGAAAACGATTTGGAATTGATGCCCTTTCCATCATAGATGACGGCTCTATGGCTGGCGAAGCGGGATATAATAAATATGACCATGAGGGTACACCTACGCAAAAAACCTATCTTATTAAACATGGTATTTTGACCAATCGGCTTCATTCAAGAGAAACAGCAGCTAAAATGCATGAGCAACCCACAGGTAATGCCCGTGCTGTAAACTATGCCTATGGACCTATTGTACGTATGACCAATACCTATATGGAACCCCGTGATTACACTTTTGAGAAGATGCTCTCTGAGGTCGATAACGGCATTTACGCTATCGGCGCCCTCGGTGGACAAACAAATATGGAAATGTTTACTTTTAGCGCCGAGGAAGCTTACCTGATAAAGAACGGAAAAATACAGGAAAAAATACGCGACGTAGTCCTTACAGGAAATGTGTTTGAGACACTTATGAATATTGATGCCATTGGGAATGACCTTCACATACATGGAGGGCTGGGAGGATGTGGTAAAAGCGGACAGTCGCCTCTCCGGGTCGGAGATGGCGGCCCGCATGTTCGTATACAAAACGTTGTCATTGGCGGAAGATAA
- a CDS encoding DNA ligase, protein MTLSIKEKIEQLRNAIQYHDRKYYVENNPEISDYEYDQLIKELKHIEELHPNLITPDSPTQRVGGEPLTHFSTIEHKIPMLSIDNTYSKEELKEFDRRIKRILGIDNDHDIEYVVELKIDGVAVSLFYEQGLFVRGATRGDGFRGDDVTANLKTVRQVPLRFEFSDKKQKIPSVIEIRGEVYLPNKEFQKLNEEKEEKGEPQFANPRNAAAGSLKLLDPRITARRNLRIFAYTIAYREGLELKTHAECLELIQKFGFPVNPYNQLRKNIEEVIQYCNEWDKRRRELDYMVDGMVIKVNSLDLYNRLGYTSKSPRWVISYKFQPEQAITKIEEIVVQVGKSGTITPVANLAPVQLAGTIVCRATLHNFDEIQRKDIRVGDHIVLQKAGEIIPQVVHALKEKRNGTEEIFQEPANCPSCNSVVKREGVYLRCYNSLCPAQTKRLIKYFANRNAMDIEGLGPALIEQLVDKNLLKDYADIYYLQYDDLVNLERMGKKSALNLIHAIEESKHRDLNRLISALGINNVGSHTAEVLAEHFDSLGALAKANQDELEAIYEIGPTIARSIAEFFHNKRIREIIEKLKAQGVNTQKLVTQKTGKNPKVSGKSFVITGILKKYSRNEAETLIKNLGGRVTSSVSKKTSYLITGEDPGTKLHKAKELNVQILDEEAFEKMISP, encoded by the coding sequence ATGACATTATCGATTAAAGAAAAGATTGAACAGCTTCGTAATGCCATACAATACCATGACAGAAAATATTATGTTGAAAACAATCCCGAGATTAGCGACTATGAATATGATCAGCTTATAAAGGAACTGAAACATATCGAGGAATTACACCCCAATCTCATTACCCCCGACTCTCCCACTCAACGGGTGGGAGGAGAACCGCTCACTCATTTTTCTACCATAGAGCATAAAATTCCTATGTTAAGTATTGATAATACTTATTCAAAAGAGGAATTAAAAGAGTTTGACAGGCGCATAAAACGCATACTGGGAATTGATAACGATCACGATATTGAATATGTAGTTGAGTTAAAGATTGATGGAGTAGCTGTTTCTCTTTTTTATGAACAGGGTTTGTTTGTGCGAGGAGCTACCAGGGGAGATGGTTTTCGGGGAGATGATGTAACTGCAAACCTTAAAACCGTTCGCCAGGTACCTTTGCGATTTGAATTTTCGGATAAAAAACAGAAAATTCCATCAGTAATTGAAATCAGGGGAGAAGTTTATCTGCCAAATAAGGAGTTTCAAAAACTTAATGAGGAGAAAGAAGAAAAAGGTGAACCTCAATTTGCGAATCCCAGGAATGCTGCTGCTGGCTCGCTTAAACTTCTTGACCCGCGCATTACAGCGCGGAGAAATTTACGCATCTTTGCCTATACCATAGCATACCGCGAAGGTTTAGAACTCAAGACGCATGCTGAATGTTTGGAACTTATCCAGAAATTCGGCTTTCCGGTAAATCCTTATAATCAATTACGTAAAAATATAGAAGAAGTTATTCAATATTGTAATGAATGGGATAAACGCCGCAGAGAACTGGATTATATGGTCGATGGAATGGTTATAAAAGTCAATTCTCTCGACCTTTACAATCGATTAGGATATACCAGTAAGTCACCTCGATGGGTAATCTCCTATAAATTTCAGCCTGAACAGGCTATTACAAAAATTGAAGAGATTGTCGTGCAGGTAGGAAAAAGCGGCACCATTACCCCAGTCGCCAATCTTGCTCCTGTACAGCTCGCAGGAACTATTGTTTGCCGCGCTACACTCCATAATTTCGACGAAATTCAAAGAAAGGACATACGGGTAGGAGACCATATTGTACTACAAAAAGCCGGTGAGATTATCCCCCAGGTTGTACATGCTTTAAAAGAAAAGCGTAATGGAACTGAAGAAATTTTTCAAGAACCGGCAAATTGCCCTTCTTGCAATAGCGTGGTAAAAAGAGAAGGGGTATACCTGCGCTGTTATAATTCCTTATGTCCTGCACAGACGAAAAGACTTATCAAATACTTCGCAAATCGAAATGCTATGGATATAGAAGGGTTAGGACCTGCACTTATTGAACAATTGGTTGACAAAAATTTACTAAAAGATTATGCTGATATTTACTATCTCCAATATGATGATCTGGTAAATCTGGAGCGCATGGGTAAGAAATCTGCATTAAACTTAATCCATGCCATAGAAGAAAGCAAACATCGCGATTTAAATCGTTTGATCTCTGCTTTGGGGATAAATAATGTAGGTTCTCATACCGCAGAAGTTTTGGCTGAACATTTTGATTCCCTCGGTGCGTTAGCAAAAGCAAATCAGGATGAATTAGAAGCGATTTATGAAATTGGTCCCACTATTGCCAGGAGCATTGCTGAGTTTTTTCACAATAAGCGTATACGGGAAATTATTGAAAAGCTTAAAGCACAAGGGGTTAATACCCAAAAATTAGTAACTCAAAAAACCGGAAAAAATCCAAAAGTTTCCGGAAAATCTTTTGTTATTACCGGCATATTAAAAAAATACTCCCGCAATGAAGCCGAGACGCTTATTAAGAACTTAGGTGGACGTGTTACATCGAGCGTGAGCAAAAAGACAAGCTATCTTATAACAGGCGAAGACCCGGGAACTAAATTACATAAGGCGAAGGAATTGAATGTCCAGATCCTTGATGAAGAAGCATTTGAAAAAATGATAAGCCCATAG